From a region of the Argiope bruennichi chromosome 8, qqArgBrue1.1, whole genome shotgun sequence genome:
- the LOC129981471 gene encoding cytochrome P450 4V2-like isoform X2: MLLLIFYILIGIFFAFLSKCSFWRYKYSTLMPGRKPSVFNILGDNGELIDFRHLGSKYSIHLRFMDVLRNLNKTFQKKHLFCVWILYTPFVFLVKAEAVKEALSGNKMKEKSWIYKFMRPLFGYGLATRPHVTWKPRRKLLNRCFHPDILRGFLPVFNEHAQELVKVFRKSENKYTEISHTIALCALDIICETAFDIKLKTLENNESQYANAVRRLSEILLNRMYSFWLWPEVIAWNSPIGKEAKVHLKYMREFTEKVLNELKLSRNFPNIL, from the exons ATGCTATtgcttatattttacatattgataGGAATATTTTTCGCGTTCCTTTCGAAATGTTCTTTTTGGAGATATAAATATAGCACGTTGATGCCAGGAAGAAAACCGAGTGTCTTTAATATTCTTGGAGATAATGGGGAATTGATAGATTTTAGACATTTAGGATCTAAGTACTCGATACATCTCa GATTTATGGATGTACTGAGAAATCTAAATAAAACCTTTCAGAAGAAACATTTGTTCTGTGTCTGGATTTTATACACGCCTTTTGTATTTCTTGTCAAAGCTGAGGCTGTAAAG GAAGCCTTGAGTGGAAATAAGATGAAAGAAAAGAGTTGGATTTATAAATTCATGAGACCTCTATTTGGTTATGGTTTAGCTACGAG GCCACATGTTACATGGAAGCCCCGACGCAAGCTGCTAAACCGTTGTTTCCATCCTGATATTTTGAGAGGCTTCTTGCCGGTTTTTAATGAACATGCTCAAGAACTCGTTAAGGTTTTtcgaaaatctgaaaataaatacacTGAAATATCTCATACGATAGCACTTTGTGCTCTGGATATAATTTGTG aaactgctTTCGATATAAAGCTTAAAACTCTTGAAAATAACGAATCACAATATGCGAATGCAGTTCGAAG gTTGAGTGAAATTCTTCTGAATAGAATGTATTCATTTTGGCTGTGGCCAGAGGTCATAGCTTGGAATTCGCCAATCGGCAAAGAAGCCAAAGTTCATCTTAAATACATGAGAGAATTCACAGAAAAGGTATTAAACGAACTGAAATTATCTCGAAACTTTCcgaatatttt GTAA
- the LOC129981471 gene encoding cytochrome P450 4V2-like isoform X1: MLLLIFYILIGIFFAFLSKCSFWRYKYSTLMPGRKPSVFNILGDNGELIDFRHLGSKYSIHLRFMDVLRNLNKTFQKKHLFCVWILYTPFVFLVKAEAVKEALSGNKMKEKSWIYKFMRPLFGYGLATRPHVTWKPRRKLLNRCFHPDILRGFLPVFNEHAQELVKVFRKSENKYTEISHTIALCALDIICETAFDIKLKTLENNESQYANAVRRLSEILLNRMYSFWLWPEVIAWNSPIGKEAKVHLKYMREFTEKVIREKKERYLSLGPGADKGKCQALLDVLLKLHLVEHELTEEDVKHEVDTFALAVKI; the protein is encoded by the exons ATGCTATtgcttatattttacatattgataGGAATATTTTTCGCGTTCCTTTCGAAATGTTCTTTTTGGAGATATAAATATAGCACGTTGATGCCAGGAAGAAAACCGAGTGTCTTTAATATTCTTGGAGATAATGGGGAATTGATAGATTTTAGACATTTAGGATCTAAGTACTCGATACATCTCa GATTTATGGATGTACTGAGAAATCTAAATAAAACCTTTCAGAAGAAACATTTGTTCTGTGTCTGGATTTTATACACGCCTTTTGTATTTCTTGTCAAAGCTGAGGCTGTAAAG GAAGCCTTGAGTGGAAATAAGATGAAAGAAAAGAGTTGGATTTATAAATTCATGAGACCTCTATTTGGTTATGGTTTAGCTACGAG GCCACATGTTACATGGAAGCCCCGACGCAAGCTGCTAAACCGTTGTTTCCATCCTGATATTTTGAGAGGCTTCTTGCCGGTTTTTAATGAACATGCTCAAGAACTCGTTAAGGTTTTtcgaaaatctgaaaataaatacacTGAAATATCTCATACGATAGCACTTTGTGCTCTGGATATAATTTGTG aaactgctTTCGATATAAAGCTTAAAACTCTTGAAAATAACGAATCACAATATGCGAATGCAGTTCGAAG gTTGAGTGAAATTCTTCTGAATAGAATGTATTCATTTTGGCTGTGGCCAGAGGTCATAGCTTGGAATTCGCCAATCGGCAAAGAAGCCAAAGTTCATCTTAAATACATGAGAGAATTCACAGAAAAG GTAATTCGTGAGAAGAAAGAGCGCTATTTATCTCTTGGACCTGGAGCTGACAAAGGAAAGTGCCAAGCATTGTTAGATGTACTTCTGAAATTGCACTTAGTTGAACATGAATTGACAGAAGAAGATGTCAAACATGAAGTAGACACATTTGCTTTAgcggtaaaaatttaa